In a genomic window of Nothobranchius furzeri strain GRZ-AD chromosome 14, NfurGRZ-RIMD1, whole genome shotgun sequence:
- the usp9 gene encoding ubiquitin carboxyl-terminal hydrolase 9X isoform X4 codes for MTATTRGSPVGGNDSQGQGQAPDAQSQPPLPQNHTSSPNSSNENSPVSPPDEQSQGDAPPQLEEEEPAFPHTDLAKLDDMINRPRWVVPVLPKGELEVLLEAAIDLSKKGLDVKCEACQRFFRDGLTISFTKILTDEAVSGWKFEIHRCIINNTHRLIELCVAKLSQDWFPLLELLAMATNPHCKFHIYNGTRPSETVPAGAQLADDELFARPPDPRSPKGWLVDLINKFGTLNGFQILHDRFMSGQALNVQIIAALIKPFGQCYEFLTLHTVKKYFLPVIEMVPQFLENLTDDELKKEAKNEAKNDALSMIIKSLKNLASRVPGQEETVKNLEIFRLKMILRLLQISSFNGKMNALNEVNKVISSVSYYTHRHNPEEEEWLTAERMAEWIQQNHILSIVLRDSLHQPQYVEKLEKILRFVIKEKALTMQDLDNIWAAQAGKHEAIVKNVHDLLAKLAWDFSPEQLDHLFDCFKASWTNASKKQREKLLELIRRLAEDDKDGVMAHKVLNLLWNLAHSDDVPVDIMDQALSAHIKILDYSCSQDRDTQKIQWIDRFIEELRTNDKWVIPALKQIREICSLFGEAPQNLRKKIPINIHTNLVSQTQRSPHVFYRHDLINQLQHNHALVTLVAENLSAYMETMRQLPKEQAEFDPQTVRPGSRYSHVQEVQERLNFLRFLLKDGQLWLCAPQAKQIWKCLAENAVFLCDREACFKWYSKLMGDEPDLDPDINKDFFENNVLQLDPSLLTENGMKCFERFFKAVNCREGKLVAKRRAYMMDDLELIGLDYLWRVVIQGSDDIANRAIDLLKEIYTNLGPKLQVNQVEIHEDFIQSCFDRLKASYDTLCVLDGDKDSINCARQEAIRMVRVLTVLKEYINECDSDYHEERTILPMSRAFRGKHITLIVRFPNQGRQVDDLDIWSHTNDTIGSVRRGILNRIKANAAHTKIELFIGGEAVDPADDRKLIGQLNLKDKTLITAKLTQISANMPSSPESSSDSSTGSPGNHGNHYSDGPNPEVEGCLPGVIMSLHPRYISFLWQIADLGCNLSMPQLRDGARVLMKLMPPDNTTVENLRAVCLDHAKLGENSLSPSLDSRFFGPSPSQVLYLIEVVYALLMPASATLGEDASDFQYNFLKSGGLPLVLSMLTRNNFLPSADMETRRGAYLNALKIAKLLLTAVGFGHVKAVAEACQPTAEGNIPVSPINQATHDQALVLQSALQNIPNPASECMLRNVAIRLAQQISDEASKYIPDICVIRAVQKIVWASGCGTVQLVFSSSEEISKIYEKTNSAKEPDGEDEQVCCEALEVMTLCFALMPTALDTLSKEKAWQTFIIDLLLHCHSRSVRPMAQEQFFLMATRCCMGHRPLLFFITLLFTVLGTTAKERAKHAGDYFTLLRHLLNYAYNSNINLPNAEVLLNNEIDWLKRIRDEVKRTGETGVEETILEGHLGVTKELLAFQTPEKKYYIGCEKGGANLIKELIDDFIFPASNVYLQYMKSGEFPTEQAIPVCSTPACINAGFELLVALAVGCVRNLKQIVDTLTDMYYLGCETLTEWEYLPPVGPRPNKGFVGLKNAGATCYMNSVIQQLYMIPPIRNGILAIEGTGADVDDDMSGDEKQENESNVDPRDEVFSYHHQFDDKPSGKSEDRKEYNIGVLRHLQVIFGHLAASRLQYYVPRGFWKQFRLWGEPVNLREQHDALEFFNSLVDSLDEALKALGHPPMLSKVLGGSFADQKICQGCPHRYECEESFTTLNVDIRNHQNLLDSMEQYVKGDLLEGANAYHCEKCNKKVDTVKRLLIKKLPPVLAIQLKRFDYDWERECAIKFNDYFEFPRELDMEPYTVAGVAKLEGDDVNPENQVIQQNELSEATPPGSSKYRLVGVLVHSGQASGGHYYSYIIQRNGGDGEKNRWYKFDDGDVTECKMDDEEEMKNQCFGGEYMGEVFDHMMKRMSYRRQKRWWNAYILFYERMDSLDKDSELVKYISELSISSTKPHQVKMPSVIECSVRKQNVQFMHNRMQYSLEYFQFIKKLLTCNSVYLNPPPGQDHLLPEAEEIAMISAQLAARFLFSTGFHTKKVVRGPASDWYDALCILLRHSKNVRYWFAHNVLFAYPNRFSEYLLECPSAEVRGAFAKLIVFIAHFSLQDGPCPSPTASPGPSAQGCDNLSLSDHLLRAVLNLLRREVSEHGRHLQQYFNLFVMYANLGLAEKTQLLKLNVPASFMLVALDEGPGPPIKYQYAELGKLYTVVSQLIRCCDVSSRMQSSINGNPPLPNPYGDTNLTAPVMPVQQLVAEILFVRTSYVKKITEDCSNSEETVKLLRFCCWENPQFSSTVLSELLWQVAYSYTYELRPYLDLLLQILLIEDSWQTHRIHNVLKGIPDDRDGLFDTIQRSKNHYQKRAYQCIKCMVALFSNCSVAYQILQSNGDLKRKWTWAVEWLGDELERRPYTGTPQYTYNNWSPPVQSNETSNGYFLERSHSARMTLAKACELCPEELKCTQGSPGKEPDEQEAPDDQDSSPPEDTSLYPHSPGTTQFQQNNHPHGQPYTGPAAQHMNNPQRPGPASAPTPAPASAPAQAPTQTPGPGTTSGSGPRAQENWEGTEEVTPTPTTTPAPAPPKE; via the exons AGGTGCATCATTAATAACACACATCGGTtgattgagctgtgtgtggcgaaGCTCTCTCAGGACTGGTTCCCATTACTGGAGCTACTGGCGATGGCCACCAACCCCCACTGCAAGTTCCACATCTACAATGGCACACGGCCCTCTGAGACCGTCCCTGCAGGAGCACAGCTAGCTgatgacgagctctttgctcgtccACCAGACCCAAGATCTCCTAAA ggctggttggttgactTAATAAACAAATTTGGCACGCTAAACGGGTTTCAAATTTTGCACGACCGCTTCATGAGCGGCCAAGCACTGAACGTCCAGATCATCGCTGCACTTATCAA ACCTTTTGGCCAGTGTTATGAGTTTCTCACATTGCACACAGTCAAGAAGTACTTCCTTCCAGTCATTGAGATGGTCCCCCAGTTCCTAGAGAATCTCACAGATGATGAGCTAAAGAAAGAGGCCAAGAATGAAGCCAAAAATGATGCACTGTCCATGATAATCAAGTCTTTAAAGAACCTGGCTTCCCGTGTACCAGGGCAGGAGGAGACTGTGAAGAATTTAGAAATTTTTAGGTTAAAAATGATTCTTAG GTTATTACAAATTTCTTCTTTTAATGGCAAGATGAATGCACTAAATGAAGTTAACAAAGTGATCTCCAGTGTGTCCTACTACACCCACCGGCATAACCCAGAGGAAGAAGAATGGCTCACTGCTGAGCGCATGGCG GAGTGGATACAGCAGAACCACATCCTGTCCATTGTGCTGAGGGACAGTTTGCATCAGCCGCAGTATGTTGAGAAACTGGAAAAGATCCTTCGATTTGTTATAAAAGAGAAGGCCCTCACCATGCAAGATTTGGACAACATCTGGGCTGCTCAG GCTGGCAAGCATGAAGCCATTGTGAAGAACGTTCACGACCTTTTGGCCAAACTGGCGTGGGACTTCTcacctgagcagcttgaccatctTTTTGACTGCTTTAAG GCAAGCTGGACCAATGCCAGCAAAAAGCAACGCGAGAAACTGCTTGAACTTATCCGTCGCTTGGCTGAGGATGACAAGGATGGTGTGATGGCCCACAAAGTCCTCAACCTGCTGTGGAACCTGGCGCACAGCGATGATGTGCCTGTAGACATCATGGACCAGGCTCTCAGCGCTCACATCAAGATCTTAGACTACAGTTGCTCACAG GATAGAGACACACAGAAGATTCAGTGGATAGATCGCTTCATAGAAGAACTACGGACTAATGACAAATGGGTGATCCCTGCCTTGAAGCAAATCAGGGAAATCTGTAGCCTCTTTGGAGAAGCTCCTCAAAACCTTAG AAAGAAAATTCCAATTAACATACACACGAACTTAGTGAG TCAAACCCAGAGGAGTCCTCATGTATTTTACCGCCATGACCTAATCAACCAGCTGCAGCATAACCACGCTCTCGTCACTCTGGTAGCTGAAAATCTCTCAGCCTACATGGAGACCATGAGGCAGCTACCCAAAG AACAGGCAGAGTTTGACCCCCAGACAGTCAGACCAGGAAGCCGCTATAGTCACGTTCAAGAAGTGCAGGAGCGACTTAACTTCCTGAG GTTCCTGTTAAAAGATGGCCAGCTGTGGCTGTGTGCCCCTCAGGCTAAGCAGATCTGGAAGTGTCTGGCTGAGAATGCTGTGTTTCTGTGTGACCGAGAGGCCTGCTTTAAATG GTACTCAAAGCTGATGGGCGATGAGCCAGATCTAGACCCAGACATCAACAAGGACTTCTTTGAGAACAACGTTCTACAGTTAGATCCATCTCTGCTGACGGAAAATGGCATGAAGTGCTTTGAGAGGTTCTTCAAGGCTGTCAACTGCAGGGAGGGGAAGCTGGTAGCAAAGCGCAGGGCCTACATGATGGATGACCTGGAACTAATCGGCTTGGACTATCTTTGGAGG GTGGTGATTCAAGGAAGCGACGACATTGCAAATCGAGCTATAGACCTATTAAAAGAGATCTACACCAACCTTGGACCAAAACTACAAGTCAACCAG GTTGAGATTCACGAAGACTTCATCCAGTCTTGTTTTGACCGTCTGAAGGCGTCCTATGACACACTTTGTGTCTTGGATGGAGACAAAGACAGCATTAATTGTGCAAGGCAGGAAGCCATCCGCATGGTGCGAGTTCTCACCGTGCTCAAAGAGTACATCAATGAGTGTGACAGTGATTACCACGAGGAGAGAACTATACTGCCTATGTCAAG AGCTTTCCGGGGGAAGCACATCACATTGATTGTACGATTCCCCAACCAAGGGCGTCAGGTTGATGATTTGGACATCTGGTCACATACCAATGACACTATTGGCTCAGTCCGGCGCGGCATCCTAAACAGAATAAAGGCTAATGCTGCACACACCAAGATCGAGCTCTTCATTGGTGGGGAAGCTGTTGATCCAGCCGATGACAGGAAGCTGATTGGGCAGCTCAATTTGAAGGAcaaaacg CTGATCACGGCCAAGCTGACCCAGATTAGTGCTAACATGCCCTCAAGTCCAGAAAGCTCTTCCGACTCATCCACGGGTTCTCctggtaaccatggaaaccactacAGTGATGGGCCTAACCCTGAAGTCGAGGGCTGTCTTCCTGGTGTG ATTATGTCGCTGCATCCGCGCTACATCTCCTTCCTGTGGCAGATAGCCGACCTGGGCTGCAATCTTAGCATGCCTCAGCTTAGAGATGGTGCTCGAGTTCTCATGAAACTTATGCCTCCAG ATAACACCACGGTGGAGAATCTGAGAGCTGTGTGTCTGGATCATGCCAAACTTGGTGAGAACAGTCTGAGTCCTTCACTGGACTCACGTTTCTTCGGCCCTTCACCCTCACAAGTGCTCTACCTCATTGAG GTTGTGTATGCTTTGCTAATGCCAGCTAGTGCCACTCTGGGCGAGGATGCGAGTGACTTTCAGTATAACTTCTTAAAGAGCGGTGGTCTGCCTTTGGTTTTGAGCATGCTGACCAGAAACAACTTCCTCCCTTCGGCGGACATGGAGACACGCCGCGGGGCTTACCTCAACGCTCTGAAGATCGCTAAGCTCCTCCTGACTGCAGTTGGCTTTGGACACGTAAAGGCTGTGGCTGAGGCCTGCCAGCCGACCGCAGAGGGAAATATTCCTGTCTCTCCG ATAAATCAGGCCACTCACGACCAAGCACTGGTTCTTCAGAGTGCTCTGCAAAACATTCCCAACCCTGCTTCAGAGTGCATGCTGCGAAATGTAGCCATTCGCCTGGCCCAGCAGATTTCTGACGAG GCATCGAAGTACATCCCAGACATTTGTGTGATTCGAGCAGTTCAGAAAATTGTGTGGGCATCAGGCTGTGGTACAGTTCAGCTCGTCTTCAGTTCCAGTGAAGAGATCAGCAAGATATACGAGAAG ACAAATTCAGCAAAGGAGCCAGATGGAGAAGATGAGCAGGTGTGCTGCGAGGCTTTGGAAGTGATGACGCTGTGTTTTGCCCTCATGCCCACGGCTCTTGACACACTCAGTAAGGAGAAGGCTTGGCAGACCTTCATCATAGACCTGCTGCTACACTGCCACAGCAG GTCTGTGCGACCGATGGCCCAGGAGCAGTTTTTCCTGATGGCAACTAGGTGCTGCATGGGCCATCGGCCCCTTCTTTTCTTCATCACCCTCCTCTTCACAGTGCTCGGG acCACGGCAAAAGAGAGAGCCAAACATGCCGGGGACTACTTCACTTTGCTCCGGCATCTGCTGAACTATGCTTACAACAGTAACATCAACTTGCCGAATGCTGAGGTGCTGCTCAACAATGAGATTGACTGGCTGAAACGAATACGG GATGAGGTTAAAAGGACAGGGGAGACGGGTGTGGAGGAAACTATACTTGAGGGCCACCTTGGAGTCACCAAAGAGCTTCTAGCCTTCCAGACACCAGAAAAGAAATATTACATCGGCTGTGAGAAGGGAGGAGCAAACCTCATAAAG GAGCTGATCGATGACTTCATCTTCCCGGCATCAAACGTTTACCTGCAGTACATGAAGAGTGGAGAGTTTCCCACTGAGCAGGCCATTCCTGTGTGTAGCACACCTGCATGCATCAACGCTGGCTTTGAGCTCCTGGTGGCTCTGGCTGTCGGCTGTGTTCGCAACCTCAAACAGATAGTCGACACTCTGACTGATATGTACTACCTGG GTTGTGAGACGCTAACAGAGTGGGAGTACTTGCCTCCAGTGGGGCCACGGCCCAACAAAGGCTTTGTAGGTCTGAAGAATGCTGGTGCTACTTGTTACATGAACTCTGTCATTCAGCAGCTGTACATGATCCCCCCGATCCGCAACGGCATCTTGGCTATCGAGGGCACCGGCGCCGATGTGGATGATGACATGTCAGGGGATGAGAAACAGGAGAATGAG AGTAATGTAGACCCTCGAGATGAGGTGTTCAGCTACCATCACCAGTTTGACGATAAACCCTCCGGTAAGTCTGAGGACAGAAAGGAGTACAACATCGGTGTGTTGCGCCACCTGCAGGTCATCTTTGGCCACCTGGCTGCATCCAGACTTCAGTACTACGTCCCAAGAGGATTCTGGAAACAGTTCAG gttATGGGGCGAACCAGTTAATTTGAGGGAACAGCACGATGCTTTGGAGTTCTTCAACTCTTTGGTGGACAGTCTCGATGAAGCCCTCAAAGCTCTAGGTCACCCTCCCATGCTCAGTAAGGTGCTGGGAGGCTCCTTTGCTGACCAGAAGATTTGTCAAGGATGCCCCCACAG GTATGAGTGTGAAGAGTCCTTCACAACACTTAATGTAGACATCAGGAACCATCAGAACCTGCTGGACTCCATGGAGCAGTATGTTAAAGGAGATCTGCTGGAAGGAGCCAATGCCTACCACTGTGAGAAATGTAATAAGAAG GTGGATACAGTGAAGCGTCTGCTGATCAAGAAGCTGCCGCCGGTCCTCGCCATCCAGCTGAAGCGCTTTGACTACGACTGGGAGAGGGAGTGTGCCATTAAGTTCAATGACTATTTTGAGTTCCCCAGGGAGCTGGACATGGAGCCGTACACAGTAGCAGGTGTGGCCAAGTTGGAGGGTGATGATGTGAACCCAGAGAACCAGGTGATCCAACAGAATGAGCTGTCTGAAGCCACGCCGCCGGGCAGCTCCAAGTATCGACTGGTAGGAGTGCTGGTTCACTCAGGCCAGGCCAGCGGTGGACACTACTACTCTTATATAATCCAGAGAAATGGGGGCGACGGTGAGAAGAACCGCTGGTATAAGTTTGATGATGGCGATGTGACTGAATGTAAAATGGACGATGAGGAGGAAATGAAGAACCAGTGCTTTGGTGGAGAATACATGGGCGAAGTGTTTGATCATATGATGAAAAGGATGTCGTATCGGAGACAGAAGCGCTGGTGGAATGCTTACATCCTGTTCTACGAGCGAATGGACTCGCTGGACAAGGACAGTGAACTTGTCAAATATATCTCAGAGCTGTCCATCTCCTCCACCAAGCCACATCAAGTCAAGATGCCTAGTGTCATCGAGTGCAGCGTCCGCAAGCAGAACGTGCAGTTCATGCACAATCGAATGCAATACAGCCTGGAATATTTCCAGTTCATTAAGAAACTCCTGACCTGTAACAGTGTCTATTTAAATCCTCCCCCAG GACAAGACCACCTGCTGCCTGAGGCAGAGGAGATTGCTATGATAAGTGCTCAGCTGGCTGCTCGGTTCCTCTTCAGCACAGGTTTTCATACCAAGAAGGTTGTACGCGGTCCTGCCAGCGACTG GTATGATGCCCTCTGCATCCTACTGAGGCACAGCAAGAATGTACGCTATTGGTTTGCACACAATGTTCTGTTTGCTTACCCTAATCGGTTCTCTGAGTACCTCCTCGAGTGCCCGAGTGCTGAGGTCCGTGGTGCATTTGCCAAGCTCATAGTCTTCATTGCTCACTTCTCTCTGCAAGACGGCCCCTGTCCCTCCCCCACCGCCTCACCTGGACCCTCAGCTCAG ggctgCGATAAtctcagcctcagtgaccacttgTTAAGAGCTGTACTCAACCTGCTCAGAAGAGAGGTCTCGGAACATGGCCGTCACCTGCAGCAGTACTTTAACCTCTTTGTCATGTATGCCAATCTGG GCCTGGCAGAGAAGACTCAGCTGCTGAAGCTAAATGTTCCTGCCTCTTTTATGCTGGTTGCTCTGGACGAGGGTCCCGGACCTCCCATTAAGTACCAGTACGCTGAGCTGGGCAAGCTCTACACTGTGGTGTCCCAGCTCATCCGATGCTGTGACGTCTCCTCTCGTATGCAGTCCTCCATCAATG GTAATCCTCCCCTGCCTAACCCATACGGGgacacaaacctgaccgctccagTGATGCCTGTGCAGCAGCTGGTGGCAGAAATCTTGTTTGTGAGGACGAGTTATGTGAAGAAAATCACGGAGGACTGCAGCAACTCTGAGGAGACTGTGAAGCTGCTTCGTTTCTGCTGCTGGGAGAACCCTCAGTTTTCCTCCACTGTGCTCAGTGAACTGCTCTGGCAG GTGGCATATTCCTACACCTATGAGCTGAGGCCTTACCTGGACTTGCTGCTACAGATCCTGCTCATCGAGGATTCGTGGCAAACGCACAG GATCCACAATGTGCTGAAAGGCATTCCTGATGACAGAGATGGGCTATTTGACACCATCCAGCGTTCGAAGAACCACTACCAGAAACGGGCTTATCAGTGCATAAAGTGCATGGTGGCCCTTTTTAGTAACTGCTCTGTGGCATACCAAATACTACAG AGTAACGGGGACCTGAAGCGTAAGTGGACATGGGCTGTGGAGTGGTTAGGAGATGAGCTGGAGAGGAGACCATACACAGGAACTCCCCAGTACACCTACAACAACTGGTCTCCTCCAGTTCAGAGCAATGAGACTTCCAACGGATATTTCCTGGAGCGCTCACATAGTGCACGTATGACACTGGCCAAGGCCTGTGAACTCTGTCCTGAAGAG CTCAAGTGTACTCAGGGAAGCCCAGGGAAG GAGCCAGATGAACAGGAAGCACCTGATGATCAAGACTCCTCCCCTCCTGAGGACACCTCTCTGTACCCCCACTCTCCTGGAACCACCCAGTTTCAGCAG AACAACCACCCCCATGGGCAGCCATACACTGGGCCTGCTGCTCAGCACATGAACAACCCCCAGCGTCCTGGTCCTGCCTCTGCTCCAACTCCAGCCCCAGCCTCAGCTCCGGCCCAAGCCCCAACACAGACCCCAGGCCCTGGTACCACTTCTGGCTCAGGCCCACGAGCACAAGAGAACTGGGAGGGCACTGAGGAGGTCACCCCCACCCCAACCACTACCCCAGCGCCTGCCCCACCTAAAGAATAA